The stretch of DNA GGTTATTCCAATCTTCCTAAGATCAAGACTTTGGGAATTCGCGGTTCTGATATGAGCGGAATCCGTTTTGATAATTGCTTTGTACCTGAAGAAATGCGTCTGGGGCAAGAAGGAGCGGGTTTAGAATTGGGGCTGAAAGGCTTTCATCTAACCCGGACGTTGTGTGCAGCCTTTTCTTTAGGATCGGCGGATACAGCCCTGAGAACGGTGCTGAAGTTTTCTCTAGGACGGAAATTATACGGCAAAACAGTTTTCGATATTCCTCACCCCCGGACTACTTTAGTAGACGCTTTCTTAGATATTTTGGTCTGCGATTGTGTCACGATTGCGGGGGCAAGAAGTTTTCATGTCGCGCCGGAGCAATCTAGCGTTTCGTCTATCTTCGTGAAATATTTTGTGCCTGTAACGGTTGAAAAGTTAGTTCAAAACCTTTCCGTAATTCTAGGGGCACGTTTCTATTTGCGCGAAGGTCACGATGAGGGAATTTTCCAAAAAGTTGTCCGAGATAATGCCATTATTAGCGTGTTTGATGGCAGTACGGTTGTTAACTTGCACGCGCTGATTTTACAGCTTCGTCAGATGGCGAAATACCGGGCGAAAAGAAATGCTGCCACTTATGAGGGATTGCGATCGCGTCTGGAAACCCGGTTTTCTCTAGAAGCACCGTTACCACCATGCGAACGGGCAAAATTTGAGCTGTTCAGCCGGGGATGCGATGATGTTTTACAAGGTCTGGAAATCTCTCTAGAACACTTGTATGACTTAAAGACAGATTCTAGCGTCGATGCTGAAGTGTTGCAGAAGCTGATAACACTGACAAGCGCGGTCCTCGAAGAACTCGACGCACAGGATGAATTCTTGGCAAGCTCAGGTTTTGAATTCGGACACGATCAGTCTCCTGAGTTATTTGAACTAGCTAAGAAGTACTGCACATTGCACGCAGCCGCAGCTTGCGTACATATGTGGATTTACAACCGAAAAGTCTTGGGTGACTTTTTTGCCAAAGGTGAATGGTTGGCAATTTGTCTGAACAGACTCCTGATGACTTTTCGTCCTTCATCAGGTATTATTCCTAGCATTTACATCGAGAATGTTGCCCAAGAACTTCTCAAGCTTGACCGAGAAAACAAGATGTTTTCGATTGTCCCCCTCCAACTAGCCCAAGCCCCATCACCAGAGGAGAAAACCCATGCAGCTTCAGAACTCCAGCTCCAAGCCTAGTGAAGATTTAAGCAAAAACAATTTACAAGACGAGAATATGATTGTTGAAAACTCCCCTGCTGAAGCGATTCAATCCTGGCTAGTTACCAAGCTTTCTAAGCAACTTTCACTCAATGCAAAAACCATTGATGTCCGCGAACCTTTGACGCGCTACGGTCTGGATTCCATCGATGCTGTTACCTTAGTGGGCGATTTAGAAGATTGGCTAGGATGCGAGCTGCCTTCTACTCTGCTGTGGGATTATCCGACTATTGAAAAATCTGCTGAATACTTGGTTAAAGAGTTTGATGTCTCAGCGGCAGTTTCTTCAGTTGCGTCTAGCAATGTCAAGGATGCTAGTGACGATAAAACTGAAAAAGTAGAGGCATCTTCCAAGTCTTCTGGCTGGGGCGGTTTGTGGAACCGAATTAGCGGCAGCTAGAGCAAGATATCTGGTTGGTAATTGGGAATTGGGAATTGGTTAAAGATTTTATCGCTGTTGTGGTGACTGTAAATCTTCAACTTCGGACAAGGAAAGATAACCCATTCTTGATGACTAATTACCAATCGCTAAATACTGGATAAGAGAATAACTTTTAAACCCTAGAAAATAGGGAGGAAACAGTCAATTGAATTTCTCTGATTTCTCCTTCTGGTGGGTACTTTTTCTGATCGGCGTTCCCTTCTTCACGGTTCGCTATATAGGCAAGTACCTGAATATTTGGCGAGATTACTTGGATAGTATCGGGTTGATGGTACTGTCGCTGATGCTGTTTGTGAATGCATCGCGCTCCAGCTTTATCATCTTCGCCTTTGAGATTATCTTTAACTATGTGATGGTGCGGCTGATGTTGCGCCGTCGAGGTTGGGAGTCGCAAGCGATCGCAGCCACGGTGATCGGGATCGACATCGCCATCCTTGCCTACTTCAAATACGTGAACTTCTTTGTGGAAGATGTTCTAGGACTATTTGTAGGGGGAGTTACTGCGAGTTGGCAGCAGAGAGGCGGCATTCCTGGTGCAGGTGCAATTCCTCCAGGGATTTCGTTTTACACCTTCCAGATGGTTGCTTTTGTAGTGGATTCATTCAGAAGCAAAAATAAGCAGCCAATTGGAGTTGTTGATTACATCAACTTTGTTTCCTTCTTCCCGCAAGTCGTCGCTGGCCCGATTGAGCGGCGAGCTGACTTGTTTCCTCAAATTGAATCATTCCGCTTTAAGTTCTCCGCAGAAAACTTTGAGGACGGTCTCAAGTGGCTGTCTTTGGGCTTGTTTATGAAGTTGGTACTGGCGGATAACTTGTCGCCGTACATCAACTTGCAAGAAACAGGAAATGTCTGGCTGGTGTGGCTATCTATCTACTTGTTCACTCTGAGGATTTACTTTGATTTTGCTGGCTATAGTTTCATCGCACTAGGTTTAGCTAAATTTGTAGGCGTTCAGCTAACACTCAACTTCATCGCCCCTTACACTTCACCAAGCATCCAAGAATTTTGGCGTCGCTGGCACGTGACGCTGAGTACCTGGTTTCGAGACTACGTTTTCCTCCCCCTGATGGGCGCAAAGAAGCAGTGGGCGGCATTTTATCTGTTCGTCACGTTTACGCTCTCAGGGTTTTGGCACGGAGCCGCTTGGAATTTTATCATTTGGGGTGCCTATCATGGCTTGTTGCTGCTAGTTCTGCGATATGCAGGTCGCCCTTTTTACCGCTTTGTTGGTGAACGTTTATTCATGCCTCAGTTCTTATCGTGGGCGCTAACCTTTGGTTCGGTGATGCTGGGCTGTCTATTCTTCATGGAGTCAGATATGACTCGGCTAGGACAGAAGCTGCAAACACTGGTGACACCTTGGGCGTACTCGTTCTCAAATTTGGGAGCGGCAATGAGTTCCTTTAGTGCGAATGAGGGTGCGGTCTTAGTTTTGATCCTCTTTCTCACAACGGCGGAATTGTTCTTGGAACACCTCGCAGTTTGGCAAAAACGGAAGTGCGAATATGATTTGCTGTTATCCCCCTGGTTAACTCGCGTTCTTTTGGGTTTGACCATCTTGCTAGCTGCAAATACCCCCTCTAAATTTATTTACTTCGAGTTCTAATGTGGAAACCTCTAAAGCTTGCTAGTTGGATAGCGGTTGCTGGTTTAGCCTGGTCTGTTGGGTACCTTTACAACGTGCGCTACGGTGGAGAACTGAGCTGGCTGCGTGCTATGTACGAACGTAAGGTAGCGCTGGCAAGCCAAATTGAAGCACCCCACCGCCTGCTGATAACGGGTGGTTCTGGAGCGCACTATACGTTGAATACCAAGCTAATGGAGCAAGAACTTGGCATTCCCGTATTCAACATGGGGTTAGATGGCCCAATTGGTTTAGATGTCATCCTTCCCAGCGTTTTGAGTCAAGTTCGCCGGGGCGACATTGTGCTTCTGATTCCAGAGTACCTATTACTGTTGGATGAGGATGGGTTGGGCGATCGCTCTGGTTCGTTTGGGATGGCAATTGGACAGCCCGGTTTGGGAGGAATCCCTCCCAAACAGTTAGCTCTAGACGCAATGATGCTAGGGGTTCCGACTCTTAGAGGAATTACTAAGTCGAGCTTGGAGGTGATTGAAAAAGGAAAAATGACCGGCTACTACTCCGATCCGGTTGACGAACGTGGCGACCCTACAGTGACGAAAGAACGCGCTGGGAAGTGGTGGCAGATGACATTTCAAGAACCCGTATCCAAACACGCGCTTCAGCGGATCGCTAAATTCCGCGAAGAAGTCGAGGCAAAGGGAGCAACTTTAGTGCTGTCATTGCCGTGGGTCTATGCGAACGGCAACGACGAAAAGACGATTCGTAACGTTAAAAAGACGGCTGAGGAACTGAGTAAAATCGCTCCTTTGATCTACGAAAAAGACTCGTTGAACCTGAAGAGTGACTCCAACTTGTTTGCCGATACCCACTATCACCTGAAGCCGGAAGCCAGAACAATCAGGGCAATGGAGCTGGTTCAACAGTTAAAACCAGCGATCGCTGCACAACTGACAGCACCCAACTCCACGACCAAAGTGCCGCAATAGCAAATCGCTTTAGCCATTCGCGTTCGATATCAAGCTTATTTACCAAACCCCTGTTAATGATATGGACGGCAAGCTAGACGGTACAAAGCATCAAAGAAAGGTCAGTTCCACTCCTTCTGAGTCTGGAAGCGCAACGCCCACCCGAATTTGCATTCTTGGTGGGGGCTTTGGCGGTCTCTACACTGCTTTGTACCTGCGCCGTTTTCCTTTATTGAAATCAAGTCAATGCGAAATTACGCTGGTTGAGCAGAAAAATCGCTTTCTTTTTACCCCCTTGCTCTACGAACTGGTCACAGACGAACTGCAAGCGTGGGAAATTGCTCCTTCTTATCAAAAGCTATTAAAAAATACAAATATTCGGTTTTGTCAAGAGACAATTCAGGAAGTTGATTTACAAACACGCCAGGTAAAGCTTGAATCCGGTGAGGGTCTCGCTTACGACTACCTCGTTTTGGCAGTCGGGGGAGAAACGCGCTTAGAGGGCGTTCCCGGAGCTGGCACTTATGCCCAAACCTTTCGCAGTTTGGCGGATGTAGAGCTTCTGAAACAACAGCTATACGAGTTTGAGCTTTCTGAGCAGGAACAAATGCGGATTGCGATCGCGGGCGCTGGTCCTAATGGCGTAGAACTCGCTTGCAAAATCGCCGACCGGCTACAGAAACGAGGGCAGGTACTGTTGCTTGACCGGGGTAATCAAATTCTAAAAACCTTTTCCGCTCATACTCAAGCTGCGGCTCACCGTGCTTTATCAAGTCGTGGTGTGCGGGTAAAACTAGAAACGAGCATCCACCGCATTGAACCTAACCAAATTACCCTAGTTCGGGATGGTCAGATTGACACTTTGCCTGTAGATTTGGTATTTTGGACGGCTGGAACCCGGCAGCTCGATTGGGTGCGCGAACTTGATTGCCAGCATAATAACCAGGGACAACTGATTTCTTGCCCTACCTTACAATTAGTTGACTATCCAGAAGTGTTTGCTTTGGGGGATTTGGCAGAAATTTACAATCCCCGTGGCGCACGGGTGCCAGCAACCGCTCAAGCCGCTTTTCAACAGGCAGATTGTGCTGCTCGCAACATTTGGGCAGCGATCGCGGGCAAACGCTTACGGCGCTTCCGCTATTTGCACTTAGGAGAGATGGTGACTTTGGGAAAGGGTGCGGCTGCGGTTTCTAGCTTTGGTCTGAATTTAGAAGGGCGCTTGGCATCGATTACTAGACAAGTCGTTTACCTCCAGCGCCTGCCAACCGTGCCTCACCGCCTCCGAGTAGTGAGAAACTGGATTTATCAAGCGATTCGGCGGGTTGTTTTAACAGTCTGGAAGTGGCTGGCAGCAATCCGGCGGTTAGGGTCCAATAGTTTGGGAAAGCGGCGATTGGCGGCGAATTACTCCCGGCGATCTAAGTATTAAATTTAACAAACGGCAATTGCTTACTGCCGTTAACCATGAAAAAATTTTCCATCAAGGTCTAATGTTTTATGGCTTCTACTCAGCAAAAATCTAAAGCCATTTTTACTTCCAAGCTTGAGCAACTGTTTGGGTTAGACCTGCGATCGCTAGCCCTGTTTCGGATTGGTTTGGCGCTGGTTGTTCTTGCCGATTTAATCATTCGGGCGGGGGATCTGACAGCACATTATACAGATGCTGGAGTGATGCCGCGATCGCTACTAACTACTATCTTAAAACCTTGGTATTGGTCAGTTCATGCGCTGGGCGGTCAAACCTGGTTTCAAGCCATTCTATTTTTGCTAGCTGGATTTGTGGCTTTAGCGCTATTGGTGGGATACCGAACCCGGTTAGCAGCGATCGCAACTTGGGCGCTGATGGTATCTCTCCACAACCGAAACCCAGCTTTGATTTTCGCGGCGGATGATGTAATTCGCGCGCTGCTTTTCTGGGCAATGTTTTTGCCCTTAGGTGCTTATTACTCGATTGACAGTGCCCTAAATACATCTACCCAAAAATTACCCAAGCGCATCCTCTCCGGTGCCACCCTAGCACTTACGCTACAACAATGCTTTATCTACATCTTTTCGGCGGCTTTTAAAGCGAAGAGTCCCTTTTGGTGGCCTGATGGTAGTGCGGTTTATTATGCTTTGAGTTTCGACCAATACGCTACACCATTTGGTCAATTCCTACTCAGCCTACCTTCTGCACTTCTAGTCTTGCTCACTTTTAGCGCCCTGTGGTTAGAAACCCTTGGCCCTTTGTTACTCTTCGTTCCCATCCGTACCAGCTTTTTCCGCTGCTGTGCAATTATCTCGTTTATCCTCTTACATATCGGTTTCGGATTGTCGTTTGTACTGGGGATTTTTCCGTTTCTCAGTACAGCCAGTTGGCTAGCTTTCATCCCGACGGAAGTTTGGGACTCGGTATCTAAGCGGCTGTATACCCCAGAACGAGCCGGACTCCAGATTTACTATGATGCCGACTGTGGCTTCTGCAAGAAGGTTGTCCACCTGATTCGCACTTTCTTGATATTGCCTGCACAGACGCCACTGCTCTTAGCTCAGGACGATCCCTCGATTTTTGCAGATATGCAAGCGAAAAATTCTTGGGTAGTAGTGGATTGGCAAGGAAACAGGCATTTTAAGTGGGAAGCGATCGCTTACGTTTGTAGTTTATCCCCAATATTTAAGCCACTGGTTCCCCTTCTCAAATGGGGGCCTGTGATGTCTGTAGGAACGAAATTTTACGAGACAGTTGCATCTAACCGCAGGGCTGCTGGTAACTTTACAAAACCCTTCAAGTTCCGTCCCCTTGAAGTACGTTCTTCGCGACCGATGAATATAGTGACGTTACTCTTGCTAGCTTATGTCACTATCTGGAACTTCAGAAGTTTTGCTCCTGAGAAATTTAATCGAAAAGCCTTAAATTCGATTGACTGGATTAGCCGAATTTTGAGGGTAGATCAATCTTGGAGTATTTTTGCCCCCGCTCCCCCCCGAGATGATGGTTGGCACGTAATCCCAGGCAAGTTGAAAGATGGAACTGAAGTTAATGTTTTGAGAGATGGGGAGCCTGTAAGTTGGGAAAAGCCGAGTCGGAAGAGCCGAAACGCCCTCTATCAAAATATGCAATGGCGCACCTATTTCATAAACCTCAATCGCACCATCGGCAAAAAGCTTTATCCCTACTATGGACAATACCTCTGCCGTGACTGGAACGCTCGGCACCAAGGTTCAAAACAACTAGATAACTTTGAAATTGACTTTATGAACGAGAGAACCGTGGCACCCGGTCAACCTCAGAATGTCGAGAAGAAGCCTGCTTGGCAGCAATCCTGCTCACAGAATCCCGAACAATATCAGTGAGGCTCGTCAAAGAAAAAGTTTGCTGTGACAAGTTTAAAACACTTATTATTCAAACTTTCTCTAGTCGATTGACCGGATAAAACTTAGTATTTAAAGTTTGCGTTTTTTCAGTCGCATTGGCTTTGTCTTTTTTCGTTCTAACTTGACATCTGGCGCTATCTTTACACATTTAAAATGCTTAAATTAAACTTTTGGAAGCCTGATAGCAAGAATAAGCAAAAAGTTAAAGCTTATTTAAGTATATTTATTTTTTTCTGGATACTCTTTATCTTGAGTAATTGCGGATTTGATTATGCTGAAGGCTCCTTCCACTATAAACTTGCAGAACATATTGTTACCACTGGGCAACTAGGTTTTGATACTCCACAAGAGGGAATTTTTTCAATAGCACCCAATGGGAGAACCTATGCTTCCCAAGAAATTGGAAATACAATATTTTTTCTACCTACCGCCTTTATTAATGTAATTTTAGAAAGGATTTTAGATCCTTTCACTACGGTAAAAGTTATATCTATAACGAAGGAATTTATACGTTCATTTCAGCCCGGGTTTTATTCTGCACTCACAGTCACTGCTTTTTTCGGTATCTTGCGGTTTCAGTTTGGTCAAGCTATCTTACCCAGCTTTATCGCAACCTTATGCCTAGCCGTCAGCACTTATTTTTGGACTTATACCAGAGAATCCTTTGATGGAGTTCTCTGTTCTACATTATTGACTACATCTTTTCTGCTGTTATTAAATTTTAGAAACAACAAAAAAAATCAGTATTTAATACTAGCTTTTATTTGTTTGGGTTTTTCTTTAATTACTAGAATTTCCATGATTTTAGCTATAGTAGCTTCACTTGGTTATGTAGTACTTATTAGCAGACTATCTTTGATCAGCCGAGCAAAGAATGTTGCCACTGCATTACTGATAATCTTCCCTTTTTTAGTATGGCAATCATGGTACAACCATCTAAGAACTGGATTTTTCTACCTTTCCCCGGTTCAAACAGACGCCAAATATTTGGGTAACAATGCGTTGGATGGAAATATCTTTATAGGATTGACAGGTCTTTTGCTGAGTCCTGGAAAAAGCATATTTATATATGCCCCTTTATTAATCCTATCTGTTGTTCTATTTAGAAAATTCTTTAAGGAGCATAAAAAAGAAGCTTTATATATATTGGTACTGACGATAGCTTGGTTTCTACTGCATGCAAGATTAAGGAGTTGGTATGGTGGCGGAGGATGGGGACCCCGTTATCTAGTGACCATCCTGCCCATTCTCTTTTTGCCCTTTGCAACCAATATGGAATATGTTTTACAAAGAACCTCGTTGAAGCTCTCAGCAATTTTTCTAGCTGGTTTTGGGTTCATTCTCTCATTTTCATCAATTCTTTCACATTGGTACTGGAGACTAGAATTCGCTAGAAAAGATGAAGTAGCCTATGTCTGGAAGTTCTCAAATAGCCAGTCATTGGATATGTTGAAGAGTGCAGCGAGAAATCTTCTCAATTCCTTTAAAATTGCTACTCATTCTCCAGGAATTCAAAACCAAAATTTATGGTATTTAAATTCAGGCATAGAAGCTTACGGTAGTCATACTGTAAATCTCTGGCCTAACTCTCTTGTGTTTATCGGTGTTCCTTGGTATTTAGTAGCGACTTCAGTTGCCTTTTTATTGTTGATGATGTACTTATCTATTCGGAACATTTTTAATCTGGAAGATACTAGCAAAATGGCAGATTAAATTAATTTTAGTGACAAAAAGAAAGAATAACTTTTTTAAGGAATAGGGTTAAACCAGTGTTCAATCTTAAGAAGAATCCAGCCAACATTACTGCATATACTTTAATCGTATTATCCTTAGTTTTTGGATTTTTTATACGCCTATTCAGTGTTCTCAGATATACCACTTTTTTTTATTACGATCAGGCCAGAGATGCTGAAATCTACATGAAGATGTGGCAAGGAAATTGGCCTATATTAGGCCCTTCTGCCTCTGTCGGAGGATATCATCTACCGCCTCTTTATTATTATCTAGTTTTTCCTTTTACTATATTTGGCTCAGATCCAGTTTTTACAGCTGTACCTAATGCATTATTCTCTTTTTTCTCTATTCCGCTTTTAATTTATTTAGTTTATGAACTATTAGAAAATGTTGAATTTTCCAAACGCCTTCTTCTGGCAGGCTTAGCAGGTTTTTGGTACAGTCTAATCTTCGGAGAAATTTTTATAAGTACGTTCCAGTGGAACCCCAGCCCTATTATATTTTTTCTGCTTTGTTTTACTTTACTCTATAAATACCAGTTGGAAGCTAGATTTTCTCTAGTTCCTCAATGCTTCTCCTGGATACTTTATGGGATTGTTTTAGCCATATTAATTAGCTTGCATTCCACAACTCTTTTTGTAATGCCAGTAGTTTTTATTGCCAGCTCTATTTTATTCATCTCAAAAAACCGCAGAACTCCTATTAGGTTTTTACTGCCTATCTTGTCCGTTTTAGCAGCATTTGTAGCTTTGTTTCCTTATTGGAAAGGAGAACTTAGTCGCGGTTGGTTGAATACCAAACAAATTATCGCTACTTTAACTAGCTCTAATCAAGAAGCTAATTCTAATATCTTAAGTAAGATTGGTAGGCTGGTATTTAATTATGTTGAATTAGGACAACAAGCCTATTTTACTGGAGAAGGTTGGTTTTATATTTTAACTTCTATTATTTTCTTAACAGTGGTTTTAACGGTAGCAATAGCCAAGTTTAAAGGGAACAAAACTATTTTTGCTTTTTTAGCATTTACTTGGTCTATTTATCTATATGCTGCTTCAAATTATCAAGGAATTTATTACATTCATTACAAACTTTTAATTTTAATCTCTCCAATAGTTTTGGCTGTCTTGAGTTTAGCTTACTTAGATTTATCTAAGAAAGCAGATAAATCTTTAAGTGCTTTTTTAATTGCAGGTATAGCTCTATCAATCTT from Coleofasciculus sp. FACHB-T130 encodes:
- a CDS encoding MBOAT family protein, whose protein sequence is MNFSDFSFWWVLFLIGVPFFTVRYIGKYLNIWRDYLDSIGLMVLSLMLFVNASRSSFIIFAFEIIFNYVMVRLMLRRRGWESQAIAATVIGIDIAILAYFKYVNFFVEDVLGLFVGGVTASWQQRGGIPGAGAIPPGISFYTFQMVAFVVDSFRSKNKQPIGVVDYINFVSFFPQVVAGPIERRADLFPQIESFRFKFSAENFEDGLKWLSLGLFMKLVLADNLSPYINLQETGNVWLVWLSIYLFTLRIYFDFAGYSFIALGLAKFVGVQLTLNFIAPYTSPSIQEFWRRWHVTLSTWFRDYVFLPLMGAKKQWAAFYLFVTFTLSGFWHGAAWNFIIWGAYHGLLLLVLRYAGRPFYRFVGERLFMPQFLSWALTFGSVMLGCLFFMESDMTRLGQKLQTLVTPWAYSFSNLGAAMSSFSANEGAVLVLILFLTTAELFLEHLAVWQKRKCEYDLLLSPWLTRVLLGLTILLAANTPSKFIYFEF
- a CDS encoding DCC1-like thiol-disulfide oxidoreductase family protein, translating into MASTQQKSKAIFTSKLEQLFGLDLRSLALFRIGLALVVLADLIIRAGDLTAHYTDAGVMPRSLLTTILKPWYWSVHALGGQTWFQAILFLLAGFVALALLVGYRTRLAAIATWALMVSLHNRNPALIFAADDVIRALLFWAMFLPLGAYYSIDSALNTSTQKLPKRILSGATLALTLQQCFIYIFSAAFKAKSPFWWPDGSAVYYALSFDQYATPFGQFLLSLPSALLVLLTFSALWLETLGPLLLFVPIRTSFFRCCAIISFILLHIGFGLSFVLGIFPFLSTASWLAFIPTEVWDSVSKRLYTPERAGLQIYYDADCGFCKKVVHLIRTFLILPAQTPLLLAQDDPSIFADMQAKNSWVVVDWQGNRHFKWEAIAYVCSLSPIFKPLVPLLKWGPVMSVGTKFYETVASNRRAAGNFTKPFKFRPLEVRSSRPMNIVTLLLLAYVTIWNFRSFAPEKFNRKALNSIDWISRILRVDQSWSIFAPAPPRDDGWHVIPGKLKDGTEVNVLRDGEPVSWEKPSRKSRNALYQNMQWRTYFINLNRTIGKKLYPYYGQYLCRDWNARHQGSKQLDNFEIDFMNERTVAPGQPQNVEKKPAWQQSCSQNPEQYQ
- a CDS encoding NAD(P)/FAD-dependent oxidoreductase, coding for MDGKLDGTKHQRKVSSTPSESGSATPTRICILGGGFGGLYTALYLRRFPLLKSSQCEITLVEQKNRFLFTPLLYELVTDELQAWEIAPSYQKLLKNTNIRFCQETIQEVDLQTRQVKLESGEGLAYDYLVLAVGGETRLEGVPGAGTYAQTFRSLADVELLKQQLYEFELSEQEQMRIAIAGAGPNGVELACKIADRLQKRGQVLLLDRGNQILKTFSAHTQAAAHRALSSRGVRVKLETSIHRIEPNQITLVRDGQIDTLPVDLVFWTAGTRQLDWVRELDCQHNNQGQLISCPTLQLVDYPEVFALGDLAEIYNPRGARVPATAQAAFQQADCAARNIWAAIAGKRLRRFRYLHLGEMVTLGKGAAAVSSFGLNLEGRLASITRQVVYLQRLPTVPHRLRVVRNWIYQAIRRVVLTVWKWLAAIRRLGSNSLGKRRLAANYSRRSKY
- a CDS encoding glycosyltransferase family 39 protein, whose amino-acid sequence is MLKLNFWKPDSKNKQKVKAYLSIFIFFWILFILSNCGFDYAEGSFHYKLAEHIVTTGQLGFDTPQEGIFSIAPNGRTYASQEIGNTIFFLPTAFINVILERILDPFTTVKVISITKEFIRSFQPGFYSALTVTAFFGILRFQFGQAILPSFIATLCLAVSTYFWTYTRESFDGVLCSTLLTTSFLLLLNFRNNKKNQYLILAFICLGFSLITRISMILAIVASLGYVVLISRLSLISRAKNVATALLIIFPFLVWQSWYNHLRTGFFYLSPVQTDAKYLGNNALDGNIFIGLTGLLLSPGKSIFIYAPLLILSVVLFRKFFKEHKKEALYILVLTIAWFLLHARLRSWYGGGGWGPRYLVTILPILFLPFATNMEYVLQRTSLKLSAIFLAGFGFILSFSSILSHWYWRLEFARKDEVAYVWKFSNSQSLDMLKSAARNLLNSFKIATHSPGIQNQNLWYLNSGIEAYGSHTVNLWPNSLVFIGVPWYLVATSVAFLLLMMYLSIRNIFNLEDTSKMAD
- a CDS encoding acyl-CoA dehydrogenase family protein, whose amino-acid sequence is MHQLKQYWVAEALEKDLGDPTQPESVMSFKSVMELDEREEFPEKDVEWLYNWNLHHYHIPVEYGGELKSYEEFVAFVRVLSRRDLTTSITFSTLFWSGLVWMAGTHEQKQKLAKFIKDKHGAMCLAYSERAHGSDLVASDVQATKVPGGYLLNGEKWPINRATISGISVVLAKTDDSGGARSLSLFVVDKSEIDPAGYSNLPKIKTLGIRGSDMSGIRFDNCFVPEEMRLGQEGAGLELGLKGFHLTRTLCAAFSLGSADTALRTVLKFSLGRKLYGKTVFDIPHPRTTLVDAFLDILVCDCVTIAGARSFHVAPEQSSVSSIFVKYFVPVTVEKLVQNLSVILGARFYLREGHDEGIFQKVVRDNAIISVFDGSTVVNLHALILQLRQMAKYRAKRNAATYEGLRSRLETRFSLEAPLPPCERAKFELFSRGCDDVLQGLEISLEHLYDLKTDSSVDAEVLQKLITLTSAVLEELDAQDEFLASSGFEFGHDQSPELFELAKKYCTLHAAAACVHMWIYNRKVLGDFFAKGEWLAICLNRLLMTFRPSSGIIPSIYIENVAQELLKLDRENKMFSIVPLQLAQAPSPEEKTHAASELQLQA
- a CDS encoding acyl carrier protein, translating into MQLQNSSSKPSEDLSKNNLQDENMIVENSPAEAIQSWLVTKLSKQLSLNAKTIDVREPLTRYGLDSIDAVTLVGDLEDWLGCELPSTLLWDYPTIEKSAEYLVKEFDVSAAVSSVASSNVKDASDDKTEKVEASSKSSGWGGLWNRISGS